The Pseudanabaena yagii GIHE-NHR1 genome segment TATCATCAATGGAAATTCCATGGGCAGGCACATTAGAAACAGCGTGGAGAACTCTGAGCTTCTTGCCTTCTTCCGCCGTAATCCAAGGTGGCAGCAAAGCATATTCGGAAACTACAGCGACATCGGCTTGGTCACGTAATACGGCTTGCAAAGCGCTACTGTAGCCATCTCCGTAGGTCACTTTCCCAAAGAACTGCTCTAAGCGATCGGGACCATCAACAAACTTCAAGCCCACTAATTCACTCACAGGAAAAATAAATCCTGAGCCAGAGGAACGAGAAGTGAAAGCCATCCGCTTACCACGCAATTGTTCCAGATTTTTCTGTGGATCTGGCAAGGTTTTTAAGGAACTATCTTCGGGAACGACAAATACAGATTTGTAGGTTTTACCCCCTGAATAGTCTTCACGCACTTCCGCAAGGTACATCTTTGCCCCCGCTAAATCTTCCGCTTTGAGGGCAGCACGACCACTGACAAAAGCAACATTGGCACGATTGGCTCTGAGTGCTTCCACTGATGCAGTTTCGTCACCAATTACTCCCTTGACAGGTATGCCAATTTCCTTCGATAGGATGCTAGACACTTGGTCAACCTTGCTTTGCAGATCCTTGGTATCACGACGAGTAGCAAAAGCGATCGTGATTTCTTTAAGTGGGGCTTGGCTTGCTGCCGTTGACTTAGGCTGACTATCTTTAGTAGGCTCCTTATCCGCAGTCTTTGTGACTGCTTGATTTGATGGAGTGGATTGAGATGTACTTGGTTGGTTGTTGTCGCTACAGGCAGTTAAGCTGACAGTAGCAACACAACCTAAGGCTATAAATAAATTAGCAGGTGTAAATAGAGCTTTGATCATTAATTTTTGAGGCAACAATCGACGCATTAAAAAGAATCACTCGCAATAACTATTGAAATTAGCTTAAACCTATTTGAGAATTAAAGTCAATAATTTAGGGCTAGATTTTCATAATAGTAACTATCTACATATTCGTAAACCCTTGTATATCAAAGATAATAGCGAGTATCATCCAAGCAATAATTATATTTTAGTAAGAAATATTTTATATAAAGGATAATATCTACTCTTTAAATTTTTAGTTTTACTTGCTTGCGATAAAATAAAAATCACTGCTACAACCCAATGCTGTAACACAGTTAAACTCAATCCACAAAATCCCCAAAAACTGCCATGTCCGATACCCATATTCCTGAAGGTAAAGAGCGCGAAGTTAGAGCTATAGGCGGTGCAGCAATCGATGGCACACCGATCGCTTATATTATTGTCCTTGCGGCTGTCACCACCGTTTTAGCCTTTATTCCCTTTTCCATTACCCTTGGCTCTGGGAAAGGTATCCCCCTCAGCCAAAGTATTTATCCACTTTTAGGTTGGGTACTCGGTCCTTTGGCAGGTGCTTTAGCTAGTGGTATTGGTACTTTTATTGGTATCTTCCTTGCCCCTCATACAGCAGGTAGCGTCCCAGCGATCGCTATTTGGGGGGCTGTGATTGCTAGTTTTGCCGCAGGCTCTATGGGAACAAATCGCAGTCGGCAGTTTTGGTTTTTAGCCTTAACAGCTTTATTTGGATTAGAGTTAACTGCCTATGCCTATTTAGCGATCGCTCGTAATGGTATTCCGATCAATACATTCATTTTCGGCGCTTTCATCGATTGGTCAGCCATACTATTATTTTTGCTGCCAACGCGGAATTTATTTACTAATCTCATTAGTAGCAATAGTTTGATTAAAGTTGCGATCGGTATATTTGGCGGTACTTGGACAATATGTGGACTTGCACACCTCAGTCAAGTTCCATTTACCTATTATCTCTTTAACTGGCCAGAACCAATTTGGAATGCACTCATCCCCATTATTCCTGTAGAGAATGCGATGCGTGGCTTGTCAGGAGCGGTAATTGGTACGGGAGTGATTTCAGGATTGAGAGCAATCAATTTAGTGAAACCGAAGGAAGCTATTTATTAGAATGTTTATGAATAAATTTGACTTACGCAATGCCAGCGAATTTACTGGGTTTTAAGTGGATTTGATACTTAATTCCTAATAAGTATGGAAGATTCAGCCCTGTCCCTATTTAACTGTTCTATAGCAGTCCTAAATCATTTGTAGATTTTTTGGTTTGTGGAAGCGCACCCCTTCGGGGTGCGCTTCCACAAACCATTTAGGATTGCTATATGCCTAGAATTTTTATCCTTGAATTTATGGGAAATGCGATCGCATTTCTTCCTCTCACCAATTGTTAAACATTCCTTAATGCCATAACTGCACCAATGCAAGACAAAGCAATCTATGATTTAGTCAACCTGTAGACTGACTTGTTATGAAAACAGATCATCCGACTTATACACAAGCGCAGATTTCAGCTTGGTTGCGGGGACTCATGAGCGTGGCTCTCGCAGACAATGATTACAGTGATCAAGAGCGTACCCTTTTTGATCAGATCAGCCATAGTGATGAATGGGGCGAGGAAATTCCCATTTCAAGTTTTGAACCGATTAGCGCTCAAGAACTGGCTGATGCATTGGGTAGCGATCGCAGGGTGGGGCAGAATTTTTTGCGGATGGCAGTGATGATGGCACTCGCCGACGGTAAATATACAGATACAGAAGATCGCATTATTCAAGAATTTTGCACGGCACTTGATCAAGAAATAACTCCAATCAATGAATTGCGGATCAAACTAGAATCCGCCTCACACCATGAAGAGCATCATCCTGATCTGTTAGAGCCTGTTAAGGAATGGCTCGATCACATGGATATCCATGATTCCCGACTGGCGAACCTAATTTGTAAGGTTGTACCCGCTCAATGTCCTTTCGAGCGCGATATCGTCTTGTTTGGACGCAAAATCATGCACATTCCCGCCATGTGCGAAATTAATCCTCTATACGATCAGCTCGTGGGGTTACGTTTTCGATCGCTTAGTTATCTCGCTGATAAAGGCGAAGATGTTTCAAAATATTGTTAATCAAATTGTTAACTAAAGGGGCGCAGAGCGCCCTTTTACTTTTGGGATGAAAGCGCAAAGCGCTATAGTATTTACAGTTTTTACTAGCCAGACTAGCCCAATATGCCCAGAGAACTAAAAAGCGCTAAAAAAGAAGAAGATAACAGCGATGTGTCCCCAAATGTGTTGCGTGTCGTTTTAGCCTTTCGGCGCTGGGGGTGGGTATCTTTTTGGACACAGGTTGTTTTATGCGTAGTTTCTGCGCTAGTCTTGCTGCAACTTGTTTTATTAAAAGCACCAACGACAAATACGCCCACAGGCGCAGATAGCAACCCTGCCACACTGCCTGGATTGAGTTTTGCATGGGCAGGTATCGCCGTACTCGGTGCAAGTATTTTCTGGAATTTTCGCTATACGCAAATGGCGAAAAAGTTGCGATCGCCCGATCGCCCTACCAAAAGCCAAACCGTATTTCAAATCAAAATTGGTATCATCATCAATCTATTAGGGATGTTGATTACTTTGATCGGAGCTGCTTCGATTGTGGGTGCATTAACCTTGCGATCGCAACAGGGGGTATTTGCTGGTGCTGGCAACTTTAATCTCACAATTCAGCCCCTCGACTTTCAGATTATTCAAGCCAGTTTCAATATTATCTTTGCCCACTTTGTCGGCTTAGTCACCTCACTATGGTTGCTAAATCGTGCCACCGACAAGCCTAATCGCGAATAAAACACAAATAAAAAAGAGATGGCGTAGCCATCTCTTTTTTATGCTTCAGCTAACTTACGACCATAGCTGATCGCTAAACAGCCCGTCACATACATCAGCAAGCTATAAACTGCCGCAGGAACCGCCATATCTGGATTATTGAGCAATCCTGCGGTAATCGCGATCGCGAGAGTTCCATTTTGCAAACCCACCTCAATACTGATACAGATTTGTTGCTTAGGGTTAAGCTGAAAAAATTTACTCAAATAGAATCCTGCCGCCATCGAAAGGATATTTAACAGCAACACCCCAACCCCAACTTGGACAATAAAATCTGGCAACCGACTCCATTCTTTGACGATCAGCAACAAAATAATTACTGCCAATAGTACGGCAGCCGAGATGCTGGTTACTTTTTCTAACTTTGCCGATAGGTTCGGCGCAAACTGACGAATACTCATCCCGATCGCGATCGGTAAAAAAGTAATCACAAAAATTTGTCCAATTGTTGTCCCAATCGGCAACTCAACCGCCGCACCCTGCCCAAAGAAATGTTGGCTAGCCAGATTCGCAAAAACAGGAATCGTAAATATCGTAATCAGGCTACTTAAAGCCGTTAAGGTCACGCTCAGGGCTACATCACCTTTCGCTAAAAATGTGACCAAGTTTGAGGAAACTCCCCCCGGACATAACGCCAAGATCATCAAACCCGTAGCGATCGCAGGTTGCATCGGCACAAGCTTAGCGATCGCCAACCCAATCAGTGGCAGCACCACCAACTGACTGATTAACCCAATTGCGACCGCTTTTGGATATTTTCCCACTCGCTGAAAGTCCTCTGGCACAAGCGATAAACCCATACCAAGCATCATCGTTCCTAGCGCGATCGGCAAGATCAGCGATGTAAAAATATTTGATTCCATGGGTGAATTGATTAAGATAGGAGAGATGTAAAGAAGTGTAAAACACAAATAGTAGCTAAGCCAATGCAATGGAAGCAGGTTGAAGAAAATTGGGTTTTGACTCCAGCCAAACCCAAAGGTGTAATTCACTTTCTCGGCGGCGCATTTTTTGCAGCCGCCCCACAGGTTGCCTATAGCCGTGTGCTAGAGCAACTTGCTCAAAATAACTATGCGATCGTGGCTACCCCCTTTCTCAATAACACCTTTGACCATCGCCAAATTGCCCGCGATGTCCATACGTCCTTTCGCAAGGCACGCAGCAAACTATTTCTCGACTATTTCCCTGTGTTTGGTATGGGACATAGCATGGGCTGCAAAATCCATCTATTAATTAATAGTCTGTATAAACCCACCCGTGCAGGCAATATTTACATTGCCTACAACAACTACAGCGCCGATCGCTCAATTCCTTTTTTTAAAGAA includes the following:
- a CDS encoding phosphate/phosphite/phosphonate ABC transporter substrate-binding protein — its product is MRRLLPQKLMIKALFTPANLFIALGCVATVSLTACSDNNQPSTSQSTPSNQAVTKTADKEPTKDSQPKSTAASQAPLKEITIAFATRRDTKDLQSKVDQVSSILSKEIGIPVKGVIGDETASVEALRANRANVAFVSGRAALKAEDLAGAKMYLAEVREDYSGGKTYKSVFVVPEDSSLKTLPDPQKNLEQLRGKRMAFTSRSSGSGFIFPVSELVGLKFVDGPDRLEQFFGKVTYGDGYSSALQAVLRDQADVAVVSEYALLPPWITAEEGKKLRVLHAVSNVPAHGISIDDSVPTDVREKLITAFLKLNEPANNELFRSMYNSTQLVKVDHETHLAPMRTAIQRAGLKP
- a CDS encoding Mo-dependent nitrogenase C-terminal domain-containing protein, whose product is MKTDHPTYTQAQISAWLRGLMSVALADNDYSDQERTLFDQISHSDEWGEEIPISSFEPISAQELADALGSDRRVGQNFLRMAVMMALADGKYTDTEDRIIQEFCTALDQEITPINELRIKLESASHHEEHHPDLLEPVKEWLDHMDIHDSRLANLICKVVPAQCPFERDIVLFGRKIMHIPAMCEINPLYDQLVGLRFRSLSYLADKGEDVSKYC
- a CDS encoding DUF3611 family protein, translated to MPRELKSAKKEEDNSDVSPNVLRVVLAFRRWGWVSFWTQVVLCVVSALVLLQLVLLKAPTTNTPTGADSNPATLPGLSFAWAGIAVLGASIFWNFRYTQMAKKLRSPDRPTKSQTVFQIKIGIIINLLGMLITLIGAASIVGALTLRSQQGVFAGAGNFNLTIQPLDFQIIQASFNIIFAHFVGLVTSLWLLNRATDKPNRE
- a CDS encoding bile acid:sodium symporter family protein, translating into MESNIFTSLILPIALGTMMLGMGLSLVPEDFQRVGKYPKAVAIGLISQLVVLPLIGLAIAKLVPMQPAIATGLMILALCPGGVSSNLVTFLAKGDVALSVTLTALSSLITIFTIPVFANLASQHFFGQGAAVELPIGTTIGQIFVITFLPIAIGMSIRQFAPNLSAKLEKVTSISAAVLLAVIILLLIVKEWSRLPDFIVQVGVGVLLLNILSMAAGFYLSKFFQLNPKQQICISIEVGLQNGTLAIAITAGLLNNPDMAVPAAVYSLLMYVTGCLAISYGRKLAEA
- a CDS encoding DUF1350 family protein; the encoded protein is MQWKQVEENWVLTPAKPKGVIHFLGGAFFAAAPQVAYSRVLEQLAQNNYAIVATPFLNNTFDHRQIARDVHTSFRKARSKLFLDYFPVFGMGHSMGCKIHLLINSLYKPTRAGNIYIAYNNYSADRSIPFFKELSNTIPEMSSMEFTPTPKETEQLVSANYQTTHNLLIKFIDDDIDEIFSLADLLKQKFPKTVSLQTLEGTHLTSMGIDVKWKAGESFSAIDAIAQWVKQEMHKNNHTLEQVLLSWLNQQIR